A single window of Archangium gephyra DNA harbors:
- a CDS encoding c-type cytochrome, with protein MLKKILMGAGALVGLLVIAVVGLAVRGNSVLNSPVEVPMPAVTAATEPHAVERGRRLFMDVCASCHMQDGSGRVAGGRMPDMPEFLGTVYTANLTLHPTAGIGSLKDGELARMVRYGVRRDGRRALGMPLLSMSDEDLSAVIGFMRSGHPIFTPDERVQPPSELSTVGKLLISFLLPPLPNHPGSGVRAPPKGPTPEYGRYLAFSVYGCGDCHTPGLSPDKVDGLEAFSGGFEFPMPSGVVSVSTNLTFHENGLGKWTLEQFIRAMREGVNAEGYVVREPMLRVRGLEDVELEALYRFLQTLPKHPGKPVPTSATPRVKASSQASPEQLFNQLGCVGCHAEGARYRAVLKRSLEKPTAEVARWIRNPEASAPGTQMPTYAQLLDESQAMSLAAWVQQLAATIR; from the coding sequence ATGTTGAAGAAAATCCTGATGGGGGCCGGTGCCCTGGTGGGCCTGTTGGTCATCGCGGTGGTGGGGCTCGCCGTGAGGGGCAACTCGGTGCTGAACAGCCCCGTCGAGGTGCCCATGCCCGCCGTCACGGCGGCCACGGAGCCTCACGCGGTCGAGCGGGGCCGGCGCCTCTTCATGGATGTCTGTGCCAGCTGTCACATGCAGGACGGCAGCGGTCGCGTCGCCGGTGGCCGCATGCCGGACATGCCCGAGTTCCTCGGCACGGTGTACACGGCGAACCTGACCCTTCACCCGACGGCGGGCATCGGCTCCCTGAAGGATGGGGAGCTCGCCCGCATGGTGCGCTACGGCGTGCGCCGGGATGGGCGGCGCGCGCTGGGCATGCCCCTCTTGAGCATGTCCGACGAGGATCTGTCGGCCGTCATCGGCTTCATGCGCTCGGGCCATCCGATCTTCACCCCGGACGAGCGCGTCCAGCCGCCCTCGGAGCTGTCCACCGTGGGCAAGCTCCTCATCAGCTTCCTCCTGCCGCCGCTGCCCAACCACCCCGGCTCCGGGGTGCGGGCGCCTCCCAAGGGGCCCACGCCGGAGTACGGCCGCTATCTGGCCTTCTCGGTGTACGGCTGCGGGGACTGCCACACCCCGGGTCTGTCGCCCGACAAGGTGGACGGACTGGAGGCCTTCTCGGGGGGCTTCGAGTTCCCCATGCCCTCGGGCGTCGTCTCCGTCTCCACCAACCTCACCTTCCACGAGAACGGGCTGGGCAAGTGGACGCTGGAGCAGTTCATCCGCGCGATGCGCGAGGGCGTGAATGCCGAGGGCTACGTGGTGCGCGAACCGATGCTGCGTGTGCGCGGCCTGGAGGACGTGGAACTGGAGGCGCTCTACCGGTTCTTGCAGACGCTGCCCAAGCACCCCGGCAAGCCCGTCCCCACCAGCGCGACCCCGCGCGTGAAGGCCTCGTCGCAGGCCAGCCCCGAGCAGCTGTTCAACCAGTTGGGCTGCGTGGGGTGCCATGCGGAGGGTGCCAGGTACCGCGCCGTGCTCAAGCGCTCCCTCGAAAAGCCCACCGCCGAGGTGGCCCGGTGGATCCGCAACCCGGAGGCCAGCGCTCCGGGCACGCAGATGCCCACGTACGCGCAGCTGCTCGACGAGTCCCAGGCCATGTCCCTGGCGGCCTGGGTGCAGCAGCTCGCGGCCACCATCCGCTGA